One Sediminibacillus dalangtanensis genomic region harbors:
- a CDS encoding queuosine precursor transporter yields MENELLWILFALINFVMLLVVYRIFGKPGLFVWIGMSTVVANIQVVKTIELFGLTATLGNIIYGTAFLATDILNEKYGKQDAKKAVWLGFFTLIAMTIMMQVALLFKPGVDDIAQGAMETLFGLAPKIAAGSLAAYIISQYFDVWIYAQLKRIFPGSKYLWLRNNGSTMVSQLLDSAVFCGIAFFGEYPLGVWMEIFFTTYIIKFLVAAIDTPFLYWAKHMHNERPTEEAV; encoded by the coding sequence ATGGAAAACGAATTGTTATGGATCTTATTTGCACTGATAAATTTTGTCATGTTGCTTGTTGTTTATCGTATATTCGGCAAACCAGGTTTATTTGTCTGGATCGGGATGTCTACAGTAGTGGCCAACATCCAAGTAGTGAAAACAATTGAACTATTCGGTCTAACTGCGACACTTGGTAATATCATCTATGGTACAGCCTTTTTGGCTACCGACATACTAAATGAAAAATATGGGAAACAAGATGCGAAGAAAGCTGTATGGCTGGGATTTTTCACATTGATCGCCATGACCATTATGATGCAGGTGGCCTTACTGTTTAAACCAGGTGTGGATGACATTGCGCAAGGTGCGATGGAAACCCTTTTTGGTCTAGCCCCAAAAATTGCTGCAGGAAGTTTGGCGGCCTATATTATCAGCCAATACTTCGATGTATGGATTTACGCCCAACTGAAACGAATTTTCCCTGGTTCAAAGTACCTTTGGCTGCGTAATAACGGCAGCACCATGGTCAGTCAGCTGCTGGACAGTGCAGTCTTTTGCGGGATTGCCTTTTTTGGTGAATACCCATTGGGAGTATGGATGGAAATTTTCTTCACTACGTATATAATCAAGTTTCTTGTAGCTGCTATCGATACACCGTTCTTATATTGGGCAAAACATATGCATAACGAACGTCCAACAGAGGAAGCAGTATAG
- a CDS encoding THUMP domain-containing class I SAM-dependent RNA methyltransferase, which yields MKQQVTLIATAAMGLEAIVAQEVRALGYQDTTVENGRVLFTADAAAIPRCNLWLRTADRIKVLVGQFEAKTFDTLFEQTKALPWEQYIPEDGEFPVIGKSVKSTLYSVSDCQAIVKKSVAERLKQKYGVASWLEESGGFYRIEVALHKDQVTLSIDASGTGLHKRGYRIGQGEAPLKETLAAALVKLTNWRADQPFVDPFCGSGTIPIEAALIGQNIAPGFNREFASESWELVGSELWERAHEEAEDLADYDQPLDITGSDIDHRMIEVAKDNAMEAGLGELIAWKQMQAKDFHPRQATGYLVGNPPYGERIGDKAEVEKMYREFGKVMQQLPGWSVYILTSNERFETLYGKKATKKRKLFNGYIKTDYYQYFGGK from the coding sequence ATGAAGCAGCAAGTTACATTGATCGCTACAGCAGCCATGGGATTAGAGGCAATAGTCGCCCAGGAAGTACGTGCGTTAGGGTATCAGGATACAACCGTTGAAAATGGGAGAGTACTTTTTACGGCGGATGCAGCTGCTATCCCGAGGTGCAACCTTTGGCTGCGGACGGCTGACCGTATCAAGGTGCTGGTAGGCCAGTTTGAGGCTAAAACGTTTGATACCTTATTCGAACAGACCAAGGCTCTTCCTTGGGAACAATACATACCCGAGGATGGGGAATTCCCGGTCATCGGAAAATCGGTGAAATCCACGCTCTATAGTGTTTCCGATTGTCAGGCTATCGTGAAAAAGTCAGTTGCAGAACGTTTGAAACAGAAGTATGGAGTTGCTTCCTGGCTGGAAGAGTCAGGAGGATTTTACCGAATTGAAGTCGCCTTACATAAAGATCAGGTCACATTGTCTATCGATGCCTCGGGAACCGGATTGCATAAACGCGGTTATCGGATTGGTCAAGGTGAAGCACCGTTAAAAGAAACCTTGGCAGCTGCTTTAGTGAAGCTTACTAACTGGAGAGCAGATCAACCATTCGTCGATCCGTTTTGTGGTTCTGGTACCATACCGATTGAGGCAGCCCTTATTGGACAGAACATCGCTCCAGGCTTTAATCGCGAATTTGCTTCAGAATCCTGGGAGCTTGTCGGCAGTGAGCTGTGGGAGAGAGCACATGAGGAGGCGGAAGATTTGGCTGACTACGACCAACCGCTGGATATTACCGGATCTGACATCGATCACCGGATGATCGAAGTGGCGAAGGACAATGCCATGGAAGCGGGACTCGGCGAACTCATTGCATGGAAACAGATGCAGGCGAAAGATTTTCATCCACGGCAGGCAACGGGTTATCTTGTGGGAAATCCTCCATACGGAGAACGAATCGGTGACAAAGCGGAGGTAGAAAAAATGTATCGGGAGTTTGGCAAAGTGATGCAGCAACTTCCCGGATGGAGTGTTTATATTCTTACTTCCAACGAACGTTTTGAAACGTTATATGGAAAAAAGGCAACAAAGAAAAGAAAATTGTTCAATGGTTATATCAAAACAGACTATTACCAATATTTTGGAGGTAAATAG
- a CDS encoding spore coat protein has translation MRHHHGPHCGCPKQIVYPTQENVVHHCTEETVEHIHPSHTTIMNHHLVKNQHVYPHSTSVGNTVDSVDQYGGSFNVPPNQVAGAATPPGGPGNQVAGTMSPGGPNMGPGYQQPFGMKGWKKPKKWC, from the coding sequence ATGAGACATCACCACGGCCCGCATTGCGGCTGTCCAAAACAGATTGTATATCCGACCCAGGAAAATGTCGTACACCATTGTACAGAGGAAACGGTCGAGCATATTCACCCATCCCATACTACCATCATGAATCACCACTTGGTTAAAAATCAGCATGTTTATCCTCATTCCACTTCTGTAGGCAATACCGTAGATAGTGTGGATCAATACGGCGGTTCTTTTAACGTGCCACCTAACCAGGTAGCAGGTGCTGCAACACCTCCCGGGGGGCCGGGCAATCAGGTAGCAGGTACCATGAGTCCAGGAGGACCAAACATGGGACCGGGATATCAGCAACCGTTTGGCATGAAGGGTTGGAAGAAACCGAAAAAGTGGTGCTAA
- a CDS encoding SDR family NAD(P)-dependent oxidoreductase, with protein sequence MYLPSFRLDRKLAVITGASKGIGRAVALSFAESGADLVLIARNKDPLQGVQKEAEELGSNVVTICEDVKNYSSIIRQLDDTIEDRDVDIWVNNAGINIRSQAIEVTSEEMDQIIDINMKSSFFLAQAAAKRMKKQGGGKIINMSSVGGHVALRTGVVYAMTKSAIIQMTKNLAMEWGGDNILVNAIGPWYFPTALTEELLKDEQYVSDILARTPLKRIGKLEELAGAAVFLASDASNYVTGQTLFVDGGMTIYGF encoded by the coding sequence ATGTATTTACCATCGTTTCGATTGGATAGAAAATTAGCTGTTATTACAGGGGCAAGTAAAGGGATAGGCAGGGCAGTCGCTCTTTCCTTTGCAGAATCAGGCGCTGACCTAGTACTTATAGCCAGGAACAAGGATCCTCTTCAGGGGGTCCAGAAAGAAGCAGAGGAGTTAGGAAGCAACGTAGTGACAATCTGCGAAGATGTGAAAAATTATTCGAGCATCATTCGGCAACTCGATGACACAATCGAAGATCGTGATGTGGATATCTGGGTTAATAACGCTGGCATCAATATTCGTAGCCAAGCAATCGAAGTCACTTCTGAAGAAATGGACCAAATCATCGACATAAATATGAAAAGTTCTTTTTTTCTTGCCCAAGCTGCAGCCAAACGAATGAAGAAACAGGGTGGAGGTAAAATAATTAATATGTCCTCAGTCGGCGGGCACGTGGCTTTGCGGACAGGAGTAGTCTATGCAATGACGAAAAGTGCAATCATTCAAATGACGAAAAACCTAGCGATGGAATGGGGTGGAGACAATATACTCGTCAATGCTATCGGACCATGGTATTTTCCGACAGCATTGACCGAGGAGTTGCTGAAAGATGAACAGTATGTTTCCGATATTTTGGCCAGAACACCATTGAAACGCATTGGGAAGCTGGAGGAACTGGCTGGGGCAGCAGTGTTTTTGGCTTCAGATGCAAGCAATTATGTAACCGGACAGACGTTATTTGTGGACGGAGGTATGACCATATATGGATTTTAA
- a CDS encoding DUF72 domain-containing protein, translating into MTINIGVTGWGDHESLYPDKINPRDKLAVYGSHFPVVEVDTAFYAIQPKRNYEKWVKDTPEGFSFVIKAFQRMTGHDRQPLTVQEAKEMFQAYRESIEPVVEAGKLNALLFQFPPWFDVSKENIAKLRKIKELLPDLPLALEFRNRSWFNDKYRKNTLDFMQEEGWIHTICDEPQAGEGSVPTILEPTHPDKTLIRFHGRNVHGWNRNGRSDWRAVRFLYRYNEQELIEWKRHIENLAKKTKHITVLFNNNSGGDAADNARQMIALLGIKYDHLNPRQLDFFNF; encoded by the coding sequence ATGACAATCAACATAGGAGTGACTGGTTGGGGGGACCATGAGTCTCTTTATCCGGATAAAATAAACCCGCGCGACAAGCTTGCTGTATACGGTTCCCATTTCCCGGTTGTCGAAGTAGATACTGCTTTTTATGCGATACAGCCAAAGCGTAACTATGAAAAGTGGGTAAAGGATACACCAGAAGGCTTTTCTTTTGTAATAAAAGCATTTCAGCGCATGACCGGTCATGACCGCCAGCCGTTAACTGTTCAGGAAGCAAAGGAAATGTTTCAGGCTTATCGGGAATCGATTGAGCCTGTTGTTGAAGCAGGAAAGCTGAATGCTTTACTGTTTCAGTTTCCACCTTGGTTTGATGTCAGCAAAGAAAATATCGCCAAACTCCGGAAAATAAAAGAATTGCTGCCCGATTTGCCACTTGCACTCGAATTCAGAAATCGGTCTTGGTTTAATGATAAGTACCGCAAAAACACTTTAGACTTCATGCAGGAGGAAGGATGGATACATACCATTTGCGATGAACCTCAAGCCGGGGAAGGATCGGTTCCGACCATTTTGGAGCCAACTCATCCTGACAAAACACTGATCCGTTTCCATGGAAGGAATGTTCATGGTTGGAATCGCAATGGGAGAAGCGACTGGCGTGCAGTGCGATTCTTGTATCGATATAATGAGCAGGAACTGATTGAATGGAAACGACATATTGAAAACCTTGCCAAGAAAACAAAGCACATAACAGTCCTGTTTAACAACAACTCGGGAGGAGATGCAGCCGATAATGCAAGACAAATGATTGCTTTATTAGGTATCAAATACGACCATTTAAACCCCCGGCAGCTTGATTTTTTTAATTTTTGA
- a CDS encoding type III polyketide synthase, whose product MSVIGSIGTSLPEYTMEQEEIKTLVEHIFPRPERELNRLLPVFENAAVEQRQFVVPKSWFSEQHSFVERNHIYQEEALRHSISAIDACLNNEDFLDRSIPYEAIDSIVFVSSTGIATPSLDAYIMNEREFRDDVRRIPLWGLGCAGGASGLARAHEWLTANPSRVCLVVSVELCSLTFQKDDDRKSNFIGTALFGDGIAAALLVGEDSPYQVYRKKAAPRITKVDSRIKKASLDVMGWEIADHGFEVIFAKSIPQIVKTFWKQHVLSFLEAQNTKENDYAFYVAHPGGKKVLQSIEEVLQISDKKLLHSYEVLKRHGNMSSATVFYILQKWMQDDIDPGERSLLSALGPGFSSELLELVWAS is encoded by the coding sequence ATGTCAGTTATCGGATCAATCGGGACAAGTCTTCCGGAGTACACCATGGAACAAGAGGAAATCAAAACACTGGTTGAACATATTTTTCCACGTCCGGAAAGAGAATTAAACCGGCTGCTTCCCGTGTTTGAAAATGCGGCAGTGGAACAACGCCAGTTCGTCGTACCAAAATCGTGGTTTTCTGAGCAGCATTCCTTTGTGGAGCGAAACCATATCTATCAAGAAGAAGCACTTAGACATAGTATTTCTGCAATCGATGCTTGCTTAAATAACGAGGACTTTTTAGATAGGTCGATTCCTTATGAAGCAATCGATTCCATCGTTTTCGTCTCCAGTACCGGCATTGCGACCCCGTCCTTAGATGCCTATATTATGAACGAACGAGAATTTCGGGATGATGTCCGCCGTATTCCATTGTGGGGACTGGGCTGTGCTGGGGGCGCCAGCGGTCTGGCACGTGCCCACGAGTGGCTTACCGCAAATCCTTCTCGTGTTTGTCTTGTGGTAAGTGTGGAATTATGCAGCCTGACATTTCAGAAAGATGACGACCGTAAGAGTAATTTCATTGGCACTGCCTTATTTGGGGATGGGATTGCTGCCGCCCTATTAGTTGGCGAAGATTCTCCATATCAGGTATATCGAAAAAAGGCTGCACCTCGGATAACCAAAGTAGACTCGAGAATAAAGAAAGCGTCATTGGATGTGATGGGATGGGAAATTGCTGACCATGGCTTTGAAGTAATATTTGCCAAAAGCATTCCCCAGATAGTCAAAACATTCTGGAAGCAACACGTTCTTTCATTTTTAGAAGCACAAAACACCAAAGAAAACGATTATGCATTCTATGTAGCACATCCTGGTGGGAAAAAAGTACTTCAATCGATAGAGGAAGTGCTCCAAATAAGTGATAAGAAGTTGCTTCACTCTTATGAAGTTTTAAAGCGGCATGGTAATATGTCTTCAGCAACAGTCTTTTATATTTTGCAAAAGTGGATGCAGGACGACATTGACCCTGGTGAAAGAAGTTTACTGTCCGCTCTAGGGCCAGGATTCAGCTCCGAGTTGTTGGAATTGGTGTGGGCTTCATGA
- a CDS encoding isoprenylcysteine carboxyl methyltransferase family protein: MNWWMGILFVFLVLQRLIELGIARSNENWMKEQGAVESGAKHYKWFVLTHSLFFVSLWAEAQWKDLYQLELNIYLFVLFVITQLLRIWCIASLGRFWNTKIIILPGANLVKKGPYRFIKHPNYLVVLLELIIIPLMFHTYITAIMFPFFHLLLLRVRIPEEERALGALEKGR; encoded by the coding sequence ATGAATTGGTGGATGGGCATCTTGTTCGTGTTTTTGGTTTTACAGCGTTTGATCGAGTTAGGCATCGCCCGTAGCAACGAAAACTGGATGAAAGAGCAGGGTGCGGTTGAATCCGGCGCAAAACATTATAAATGGTTTGTCCTGACTCACAGTTTGTTTTTCGTTAGTTTATGGGCAGAAGCACAATGGAAAGATCTGTATCAGCTTGAGCTGAACATCTATCTTTTTGTCCTGTTCGTCATCACACAACTACTGCGCATATGGTGCATTGCTTCACTCGGAAGGTTCTGGAATACAAAAATTATTATTCTTCCTGGTGCAAACCTTGTTAAAAAAGGTCCTTACCGCTTTATCAAGCATCCCAATTATTTGGTCGTATTATTGGAATTGATCATTATACCGCTGATGTTTCATACATATATTACGGCAATTATGTTTCCGTTCTTTCATCTCTTATTGTTGCGGGTACGAATTCCGGAAGAGGAAAGAGCGTTGGGTGCATTGGAAAAGGGGCGGTAA
- a CDS encoding carboxypeptidase M32, producing the protein MTDNKQLEADFLELLKEQKAYQEALALIQWDLRTKIPPKGVDQRSEVIGFLSQKVYQIATSEKMKHFIDSLKGKASSQIIQRSLEECEEAYDRNRKIPEVEFKEFTMLQSKSESLWQEAREKGDFNLLQPYLEKLVEYNKKFAEYWGYEKNRYDALLHVFEPGVTTELLDEVFPELRRSLTGLLKKITASDRKPDPSILQKHFPKQDQEKFTLEILNRMGYDFSAGRLDETVHPFAIAINPKDVRVTTRYDENDFRMAVFGTIHEGGHALYEQNIDQALAQTPLADGTSMGIHESQSLFWENLVARSEAFWENHFSLFQDIAPDDFGNISFSDFYRAVNEVKPSLIRIEADELTYCLHIMIRYELEKALINDEIEVKDLPALWNQKMEDYLGIRPSSDREGVLQDIHWAAGDFGYFPSYALGYMYAAQFHQKLKDAMDVESAIRSGDFAAIKNWLGENIHQYGKLKKPLEILRDVTEEGLNPEYLVEHLQSKYARIYQF; encoded by the coding sequence TTGACAGATAACAAACAGTTAGAAGCGGATTTTTTAGAATTATTGAAAGAACAAAAAGCCTATCAAGAAGCTTTGGCGCTTATCCAATGGGATTTACGCACAAAGATTCCTCCTAAAGGGGTCGATCAGCGTTCGGAAGTCATCGGTTTTCTTTCACAGAAAGTGTACCAGATTGCTACCTCTGAGAAAATGAAGCATTTCATTGATTCATTAAAAGGGAAGGCGTCCAGTCAAATTATCCAACGATCTCTGGAAGAATGCGAAGAAGCGTACGACCGCAACCGAAAGATTCCAGAAGTTGAATTCAAGGAATTCACGATGCTGCAATCCAAATCGGAATCACTATGGCAGGAGGCCCGGGAAAAAGGGGATTTCAACCTGTTGCAGCCATACTTAGAGAAGCTTGTCGAGTATAATAAGAAGTTCGCAGAATACTGGGGTTATGAAAAAAATCGCTATGATGCCCTGCTGCATGTTTTTGAACCAGGTGTGACAACCGAGCTGCTTGACGAGGTTTTTCCTGAGTTGAGAAGGTCCTTGACCGGATTGTTAAAAAAAATAACGGCATCCGACCGAAAGCCGGATCCGTCCATCCTTCAGAAACATTTTCCAAAACAAGACCAAGAAAAATTCACTCTGGAAATTCTGAACCGGATGGGATATGACTTTTCGGCAGGGCGTCTGGACGAAACGGTTCACCCGTTCGCGATTGCAATCAATCCGAAGGACGTGCGCGTTACGACAAGATATGATGAAAATGATTTTAGGATGGCGGTCTTTGGTACCATCCATGAAGGCGGCCATGCCCTGTACGAGCAGAATATTGATCAAGCGTTGGCTCAAACACCCCTCGCTGATGGCACTTCAATGGGGATCCATGAATCTCAGTCGCTATTCTGGGAAAATTTGGTGGCTAGGAGTGAAGCGTTCTGGGAAAACCATTTTTCTTTATTCCAGGACATAGCGCCTGACGACTTTGGCAATATTTCTTTCTCCGACTTTTACCGGGCGGTCAATGAGGTGAAGCCTTCCTTGATCCGGATTGAAGCAGATGAACTGACTTATTGCCTTCACATTATGATCCGCTATGAGCTAGAAAAAGCTTTAATCAATGACGAAATAGAAGTAAAAGATCTTCCGGCGCTTTGGAATCAAAAAATGGAGGATTACTTGGGAATCAGGCCAAGTTCTGATAGGGAAGGAGTGCTTCAAGATATCCACTGGGCAGCAGGGGATTTCGGTTATTTTCCTTCGTATGCCCTTGGATATATGTATGCGGCTCAATTCCATCAAAAGCTGAAAGATGCGATGGATGTAGAATCTGCTATCAGGTCGGGTGACTTTGCAGCCATTAAAAACTGGCTGGGAGAGAACATCCATCAATACGGTAAGTTGAAAAAACCGTTAGAGATTTTGCGAGATGTTACGGAGGAAGGATTGAATCCGGAATATCTAGTGGAACACTTGCAAAGCAAGTATGCAAGGATTTATCAATTTTGA
- a CDS encoding HD domain-containing protein, whose product MNPVHLRQIEAYVYRKFCEEGTGHDYSHMKRVASMACMLADREKADKQISEAAGWLHDITDDKLVDDPAAAKLELVQFMKDIGIKEEERSAIDNAIADVSYRYGHNQPKTLEGQIVQDADRLDAIGAIGIARAFAFGGAHGRLIYEEGNDQTTIQHFYDKLLLLKDLMNTDSAAMIAEERHEIMKGFLRQFHLEWEVMGESSANPL is encoded by the coding sequence ATGAATCCTGTACACTTACGTCAAATTGAAGCATATGTCTATCGGAAATTCTGCGAGGAAGGTACCGGTCATGATTATTCACACATGAAAAGGGTCGCCTCCATGGCATGTATGCTTGCCGATCGGGAGAAGGCAGATAAACAGATTTCGGAAGCGGCTGGCTGGCTCCATGATATAACGGATGACAAATTAGTGGATGATCCGGCTGCCGCCAAGCTGGAACTTGTTCAATTTATGAAGGATATTGGAATTAAGGAAGAAGAGCGGAGTGCGATTGATAATGCGATCGCTGATGTTTCTTATCGTTACGGCCACAACCAGCCTAAAACGTTAGAGGGACAGATTGTCCAGGATGCAGACCGACTTGACGCAATCGGGGCAATTGGAATAGCTCGGGCTTTCGCTTTTGGTGGAGCTCACGGCCGATTGATCTACGAGGAAGGAAATGACCAGACGACCATTCAGCATTTTTATGATAAATTACTATTATTGAAGGACTTAATGAATACGGATTCCGCAGCAATGATTGCAGAGGAGCGCCATGAGATCATGAAGGGCTTTCTGCGTCAATTTCACCTGGAATGGGAAGTTATGGGAGAGTCGTCAGCAAACCCACTGTAG
- a CDS encoding DUF6123 family protein — protein MAKELEKRHPLGYFIEDLWTQGFKLSDEDIHFIYLGKNTTNAPDWMTIKALKVTLQFQLHFDGSFFLSVLELFAGERVKTNTQADRLLRDKGLSVPSKPQETRPAITGEWLR, from the coding sequence ATGGCAAAGGAGTTAGAAAAAAGACATCCGCTGGGATACTTTATTGAAGACTTATGGACGCAAGGATTTAAATTGTCAGATGAAGATATTCATTTTATTTATTTAGGGAAGAACACAACCAATGCTCCGGACTGGATGACAATTAAAGCGTTGAAAGTTACCTTGCAATTCCAACTCCACTTTGATGGCAGCTTCTTTTTAAGCGTTCTGGAGCTTTTTGCTGGGGAACGTGTGAAAACAAACACCCAGGCAGACCGGCTGCTTCGGGATAAAGGGCTTTCTGTACCAAGCAAACCTCAAGAAACAAGGCCTGCTATAACGGGGGAATGGCTCCGTTGA
- a CDS encoding C40 family peptidase: MLTEASVQHVVKHSMSYGFVLTQPFAFYVDAYPVLENQMIKESNTLYYGQHNQSVKILQHKLSNLSFFSQPIDGDFGIYTEYALKKFQKEHDLMVSGRADKQTVEKLIIEERNEQLTPLREIDAALYPGETGKDIEKIQNALQYFGYYEMEVDGIFGPMTAQALLAFQKDNGVRPKERIDKATIEAFFAKENESAEVKEDLPEHAKPEPEQTAHSTTEKTEEVEEPEKTIPKPAEKASAAVEPAAVIQTAKQLVGSPYAWGGTSPDGFDCSGLIQYIYQTHGIKLPRTVNELWNVSKPVESPSIGDFVFFQTYKQGPSHMGIYVGDGKFLHAGESRGVEISNMDNPYWTPRYLGAKRLSIQP, from the coding sequence ATGCTTACTGAAGCGAGTGTTCAACATGTCGTCAAGCATTCAATGTCTTATGGTTTTGTGCTGACCCAACCATTTGCTTTTTATGTAGACGCATATCCTGTTTTAGAAAATCAAATGATCAAGGAATCCAATACACTCTATTACGGCCAGCATAATCAATCTGTAAAAATTTTGCAGCATAAATTGTCCAATCTGTCGTTTTTTTCTCAACCAATTGATGGAGATTTCGGTATATATACAGAATATGCCCTGAAAAAATTTCAAAAAGAACATGATTTGATGGTCTCTGGAAGAGCAGACAAACAGACCGTAGAGAAATTGATTATAGAGGAAAGAAACGAACAATTGACTCCTTTAAGGGAAATAGACGCAGCCCTTTATCCCGGCGAAACCGGAAAGGATATCGAAAAGATACAAAATGCCCTCCAGTACTTCGGTTACTATGAAATGGAAGTAGATGGAATTTTCGGGCCGATGACAGCCCAAGCGTTGCTTGCTTTCCAAAAAGATAATGGGGTTAGGCCGAAGGAAAGAATCGATAAAGCCACCATCGAAGCATTCTTCGCCAAAGAGAATGAATCGGCTGAGGTAAAGGAAGATTTACCGGAACACGCCAAACCAGAACCCGAACAAACAGCTCATTCTACAACAGAGAAAACGGAAGAAGTAGAAGAACCAGAAAAAACAATTCCAAAACCGGCAGAAAAGGCATCAGCAGCTGTCGAACCGGCAGCAGTCATTCAGACCGCGAAACAATTGGTTGGCTCCCCGTACGCTTGGGGCGGTACATCTCCGGACGGGTTCGATTGCAGCGGCTTGATTCAATATATTTATCAAACTCATGGCATCAAGCTCCCGCGGACGGTCAATGAATTATGGAATGTTAGTAAACCAGTCGAATCTCCTTCGATAGGCGATTTTGTTTTTTTTCAAACCTATAAACAAGGGCCATCACACATGGGGATTTATGTCGGCGACGGCAAATTTCTTCATGCCGGTGAATCACGAGGTGTCGAAATAAGTAACATGGATAATCCCTACTGGACTCCTCGCTATCTCGGCGCAAAACGTTTAAGCATACAGCCTTGA
- a CDS encoding cold-shock protein: MQNGVVKWFNAEKGYGFIQLEDGNDVFVHYSAIQEEGFKTLEEGQEVTFEVVEGERGPQAANVTKQ; this comes from the coding sequence ATGCAAAATGGTGTAGTAAAATGGTTTAATGCCGAAAAAGGTTATGGTTTTATCCAGCTAGAGGATGGGAATGACGTATTTGTTCATTACTCTGCTATCCAAGAAGAAGGCTTCAAGACATTAGAAGAAGGCCAAGAAGTAACTTTCGAAGTTGTCGAAGGCGAACGCGGACCACAAGCTGCTAATGTAACAAAACAATAA
- a CDS encoding reverse transcriptase-like protein, whose product MIEVYTDGAASGDPGLSGVGIFIKDGKKTYAYQFPLGSMSNHQAEFEAVIKGLQVCRENFQDEILSFRSDSKLVVDVIEKDFTKNQTFLPYLQEIRKQIETFPLFFIKWIPEKQNKHADQLARQAIRLN is encoded by the coding sequence TTGATTGAAGTATATACCGATGGAGCTGCTAGCGGGGATCCTGGTTTGAGCGGAGTGGGCATTTTTATTAAAGACGGGAAGAAAACATACGCTTATCAATTTCCGCTTGGTTCTATGTCGAACCATCAGGCAGAATTTGAAGCTGTCATCAAGGGATTGCAAGTGTGCAGGGAAAACTTTCAAGATGAGATCCTTTCCTTCCGTTCAGATTCCAAGTTAGTCGTCGACGTAATCGAAAAAGATTTCACGAAAAATCAAACCTTCCTGCCATATTTACAAGAAATAAGAAAACAAATAGAAACTTTCCCTCTCTTTTTTATTAAATGGATTCCCGAAAAGCAGAATAAACATGCAGATCAGCTGGCACGGCAAGCTATTCGGCTTAATTAA
- the gpsB gene encoding cell division regulator GpsB has protein sequence MSLDRIQLTGKDILEKNFKTAMRGYNQEEVDEFLDVIIQDYEAFQQEIERLRQENDRLKRQSDQTRTRTATAASNHQVNYDILKRVSNLEKAVFGKKFADADS, from the coding sequence ATGAGCTTAGATCGTATTCAATTGACAGGGAAAGATATATTGGAAAAGAACTTTAAGACTGCAATGCGCGGGTATAATCAGGAAGAAGTAGATGAATTCCTCGATGTTATCATTCAGGATTATGAAGCTTTTCAACAGGAAATAGAGCGGCTTCGCCAGGAAAACGACCGGTTGAAAAGACAGTCCGATCAAACAAGAACCCGCACAGCAACTGCAGCAAGTAACCACCAGGTTAATTATGACATTTTAAAAAGGGTCTCCAATTTAGAAAAAGCTGTTTTCGGAAAGAAATTTGCAGATGCTGATTCCTGA
- a CDS encoding SLOG family protein: MDVLAVTGYKPMEMNIFKQDDPKISFVKAAIQKKIIGFIEEGLEWVLISGQMGVELWTGEVIIDLKETYDVKLGIFPPFTNQESRWPEQMQQTYQELLMLADFQQPIYQSDYKGPYQFKAKNKWMVDKSDGCLILLDEEYPGSSRFFHEEAKKASEQKDYPIYTITPLDLDDIVQEIQMEDPDYWS; this comes from the coding sequence ATGGATGTACTAGCCGTCACCGGGTATAAACCGATGGAAATGAATATTTTCAAGCAGGATGATCCCAAGATCAGCTTTGTTAAAGCGGCAATTCAAAAAAAGATTATCGGATTTATCGAAGAAGGGTTGGAATGGGTGCTTATATCAGGACAAATGGGTGTTGAATTATGGACAGGGGAAGTCATTATCGATTTAAAAGAAACATATGATGTAAAGCTTGGTATTTTCCCGCCATTTACCAATCAGGAGAGTCGCTGGCCGGAGCAGATGCAGCAAACTTATCAAGAGCTCCTTATGCTGGCCGATTTTCAGCAGCCGATTTATCAAAGTGATTATAAAGGTCCTTATCAATTCAAAGCGAAAAACAAGTGGATGGTCGATAAGAGTGATGGCTGTCTGATTTTGCTTGATGAAGAATACCCCGGTAGCAGTCGTTTTTTCCACGAGGAGGCCAAGAAAGCAAGTGAACAGAAGGATTACCCGATTTACACGATCACACCGCTGGACTTAGATGACATCGTCCAGGAGATACAAATGGAGGACCCTGACTACTGGTCCTGA